The window GCTGGACCGATGTGGCCCGGTTCGCCGCGCTCGGCATCCCGGCGCTGAACTTCGGGCCGGGCGACCCGAACCTGGCGCACGCGCCGGACGAGCACGTCGAGATCGGGAAGATCCGCGACGGGGCGGCCACCCTGCACCGCTGGCTCGCGCCGGTCTGACGGTCGCCTTCGACGACGGCACGCGGGGCCGACGCCGAACGCGGGCCGGCCCGGCCGGATCGGGCCGGCCTATCCGCCGATCAGCGAACCCTCGCCGGTGCCGCCGGACGTTTCTGCGGCGATGGTCGAGTCGAACGCGGTGTCGTCGGCCGAATCCTGTTGGCGGGCAACCCGGCGTTCGGCCACCACGGCGCGGATTCGCTGGTGCATCTGTCGCCGGAGCCGGATGATCTCGTTGTTGTTGATCACGGTGCGCCTCCCCCCAAAGGTGTCCGGCGGCGCTGCCGGACCCCGTGCATACCCGGTATGTGAATAGTAAGACGCGTACGGAGCCGCTCAGGTTGCACCTGAGCGGCGCTCTTTTCCCGCAGCCGGGGTGAGTTGCCGACGTGGACTGGCCATCCCACTACCGTGGACGCATGAGTCACAGCAAGGGACGCAACGGCAGGGCCCGGGGGCCGGAGCGGCACGGCGGCGGGGTCACCCTGCGCCGGGACGCCATCCCATCCAGTACGGCCGACCAGCGCCTACTCGACTCCCGGAGCCGGGCCGACTGGAAGACCAAGGACGCCTGGCGGGCCCTGCGCATCCTCTCCGAGTTCGTCGAGGGTTTCGACACCCTGGCCGACCTGCCGCCCGCGGTGAGCGTCTTCGGGTCGGCGCGCAGCCTCCCCGACAGTGACGAGTGCAAGCTCGCCGAGGAGTTGGGCGCCGCTCTCGCCCGCGCCGGGTACGCGGTCATCACCGGCGGCGGACCCGGCGTGATGGAGGCGGCGAACCGGGGCGCCACCGACGCCGGCGGTCTCTCCGTCGGGCTCGGCATCGAGCTGCCGTTCGAGCAGGGCATCAACGACTGGGTCGACATGGCGATCGACTTCCGCTACTTCTTCGCCCGCAAGACCATGTTCGTCAAGTACGCCCAGGCGTTCGTGGTCCTGCCCGGTGGGTTCGGCACCCTGGACGAACTCTTCGAGGCGCTGACCCTGGTGCAGACCGGCAAGGTCACCCGGTTTCCGGTGGTCCTGATGGGCAAGGAGTACTGGGGCGGGCTGCTCGCCTGGCTGCGGGACACCCTCGCCGCAACCGGCAAGATCGGGGCGGCTGATCTCGAATTGATACTGGTCACCGATGATGTGGCCACGGCCGTCGGGCATATCGTAGATGCCGACGCCGCGCTCGCCGCGGAACAGGAAGCGCTCCAGGAGACGGCCATCGCCCAGGCGGGAGCCGACCAGCAGGCAGCTTCCACCTCTCGCGAAGGGTGAGTTGATGGCCGCCATCTGCGTTTTCTGCGCTTCCTCCCGTACGCTCGACCAGCGCTGGCTGGACCTCGCCACCGAGACCGGCGGTGAGCTCGCCCGGCGCGGCCACACCCTGGTCTCCGGCGGCGGCTGCGTCGGCATGATGGGCGCGCTCGCCGACGGCGCCCGCGCCGCCGGTGGCCACACGCTCGGCATCATCCCGCAGGCGCTGGTCGACCTGGAGGTCGCCGACCGGCACGCCGACGAGCTGGTGATCACCGAGGGCATGGCCAGCCGCAAGACCGCGATGATCGACAAGTCGGACGCGTTCCTGACCCTGCCCGGCGGGCTCGGCACCCTGGACGAACTCTTCGAGGTCTGGACCACGGCCACCCTGGCCATGCACCACAAGCCGGTCGTCCTGCTCGACCAGGACGGGTTCTACACCGGGCTGATCG of the Micromonospora sp. NBC_01796 genome contains:
- a CDS encoding TIGR00730 family Rossman fold protein — protein: MSHSKGRNGRARGPERHGGGVTLRRDAIPSSTADQRLLDSRSRADWKTKDAWRALRILSEFVEGFDTLADLPPAVSVFGSARSLPDSDECKLAEELGAALARAGYAVITGGGPGVMEAANRGATDAGGLSVGLGIELPFEQGINDWVDMAIDFRYFFARKTMFVKYAQAFVVLPGGFGTLDELFEALTLVQTGKVTRFPVVLMGKEYWGGLLAWLRDTLAATGKIGAADLELILVTDDVATAVGHIVDADAALAAEQEALQETAIAQAGADQQAASTSREG
- a CDS encoding TIGR00730 family Rossman fold protein, with protein sequence MAAICVFCASSRTLDQRWLDLATETGGELARRGHTLVSGGGCVGMMGALADGARAAGGHTLGIIPQALVDLEVADRHADELVITEGMASRKTAMIDKSDAFLTLPGGLGTLDELFEVWTTATLAMHHKPVVLLDQDGFYTGLIDWLYGLAPTRFAHQRAMNLLVVVDSIGAALDAIEARLD